A region of the Curvibacter sp. AEP1-3 genome:
ATGCGGCAACTCCCGGTCTGGTTAGCGGCAGCGTGGGCCATGAGCCTGACGATGCTGGGTTTTATGGTGGTGCCCATGTTGTTTGTGCACCTGCCTCCCCCGGCCATGGCCGGCCAGATGGCGGCCAAACTCTTCAGTGCCCAGACTTGGATTTCAGTGGCTTGCGGTGCCATGCTTCTGATGACTTTCAGGTCAAATCGCCTGTTGGTGCCCGTGGAATCTGCGCGGGCAGCTACACTTTTTGTAGTGGGTGGAGTTTTGCTGGCCTTGTTGGTGGAGCTGGCAGTGGCACCCCGCATCGTTGCCCGAGAAAACTTGGCCTTGTGGCACCGCTTGGGTAGCGTGATGTACTTCGCGCAGTGGGTGTGCGCGCTGGTGGTGTTCAAGAAAATGATCAGTGCACTCTTGCCTGCGAATGCCGGGAGCGACGTTCAGGCATAAAAAAACCGGAGCTTTGGGCTCCGGTTATCAGTAGAAAAATCCGTATCAGGTCTGGCTGCGTTTCTTGACGCTGGTCTTCGGCTTCGGCTTGGCGCGCTTGATGTTGCCGCCGGGTGTGAGGCGCTGGTTACCCAGTACGCGCAGTGTCTTGACTTCGGGGCGGGTGCCTGGGCGGCCGAACTTCAAGACCTTGAAGTCACGAGGGCCGGGCATGCGGTCTTCGTCAACCGCTTTTTCCTTGGCCGGCTTGGGGCGCCAGAGCACCAGCAGTTTGCCGATGTGCTGGATGGGCGCAGCATTGAGTTCTTCCGCCAGGGTTTTGAACATCTCGTCGCGGGCAGTGCGGTCATCAGAAAACACGCGGACTTTGATCAGTCCGTGGGCGTTCAGGGCAGCGTCGATTTCTTTTTTTACGTTGGCAGTCAGGCCATCGCCACCGACCAGAACCACGGGGTCCAGGTGGTGGGCTTCAGCGCGATGTTCTTTGCGCTGAGCGGGTGTCAATTGGATTTGAGGCATGTGGGTATTATCAACGCAATGAAAACGCAGAGCAAAAGTAACAAGCCCGATAACAAGGCGGGCAACAAAAAGGTCAATAAGGCATGGTTGCACGACCATATCAATGACCCTTACGTCAAGCTCGCAAACAAAGAGGGATATCGCGCCCGCGCAGCCTACAAACTCAAGGAAATTGACGAAGCCCTGCACCTGGTCAAGCCGGGGCAGTTGGTGGTGGACTTGGGGTGCACGCCCGGTGCCTGGAGCCAGTACCTGCGCCGCCGCATGTCACCCCAAGGGGCGGCGGTCGGTGAAATGAACGGCACCATCATCGGCCTGGATTTGCTCCCGATGGAGCCCATTGAGGGGGTGACCTTTATCCAGGGTGACTTCCGGGAAGCCGAAACCTTGGCGAAGCTTGAGGCAGCCCTGGGCGGGCAGAAGGCGGATCTGGTGGTGTCGGATATGGCGCCTAACCTCTCAGGTATTTCGTCGGCTGATGCCGCCCGGGTGGAATACCTGGTTGAGCTGGCTATTGAATTTGCCCAGAACCACATGAAGCCCCAAGGGGCTTTGGTCGCCAAGGTGTTTCATGGCGGCAGTTACAACGAGGTGGTGCAGCGTTTCAAGCAGGCGTTTGTCACGGTCAAGCCGCTCAAACCCAAAGCCTCGCGCGACCGTTCGTCAGAAACCTTTCTCATCGGGCTGGGTCTCAAGGGTTTTTGAGCCTGGGTTGACTAAACCCATGCAGTTTCTATGGCCGCGATAGCGTAAAAAACGGTGCCGCTTGCTTGAAAGGCCTAAAATGGGTCCCATGTACGCGGAGCACGGGCCTTCGCGTCCTTATTGGAGCTTCGCTTGAATAATCAGTGGTTTTCTAAAGTTGCAGTGTGGTTGGTGATCGCCTTGGTGCTGTTCACCGTGTTCAAGCAATTTGACTCACGCACCGCAGCGTCGGGCACGGTCGGCTATTCCGATTTCTTGGAACAGGTGCGGAACAAGCAGATCAAGAGCGCCATCATCCAGGAAGGGCAGGGCGGAACCGAGATCCTGGCCGTCACAGCGGACGACCGCAAGGTACGCACCACGGCCACTTATCTGGACCGCGGTCTGGTGGGTGACCTCATCAACAACGGCGTGAAATTTGACGTCAAGCCCCGCGAAGAAGGCTCTTTGCTCATGACACTGCTGGTCAGCTGGGGCCCCATGTTGCTGTTGATCGGCGTGTGGGTGTACTTCATGCGGCAGATGCAAGGCGGCGGCAAAGGCGGAGCCTTCAGCTTCGGCAAGAGCAAGGCCCGCTTGTTGGACGAAAACACCAATACTGTGACTTTTGCCGACGTGGCAGGCTGCGACGAAGCCAAAGAGGAAGTGAAGGAAGTCGTCGACTTCCTGAAGGACCCCAGCAAGTTCCAGAAACTCGGCGGACGCATTCCTCGCGGTTTGTTATTGGTGGGCCCTCCCGGTACCGGCAAGACTTTGCTGGCCAAGTCGATTGCCGGTGAAGCCAAGGTGCCTTTCTTCAGCATTTCTGGCTCCGACTTCGTGGAGATGTTCGTTGGCGTGGGTGCATCCCGTGTGCGCGACATGTTCGAGAACGCCAAAAAGAACGCACCTTGCATCATCTTTATCGATGAAATTGACGCCGTAGGCCGTCAACGTGGTGCTGGCTTGGGTGGCGGCAACGATGAGCGCGAACAGACCCTGAACCAGATGCTGGTGGAGATGGACGGCTTTGAGACCAACGTCGGCGTGATCGTGGTGGCTGCCACCAACCGCCCTGACATTCTGGATGCCGCTTTGCTGCGCCCCGGACGTTTCGACCGTCAGGTCTACGTGACACTGCCCGACATCCGTGGCCGTGAACAGATTCTGAACGTTCATATGCGCAAAGTACCCTTGGGCCAAGACGTGAGCGCCAGCGTGATTGCCCGCGGCACCCCCGGCATGAGCGGTGCTGATCTGGCCAACCTTTGCAATGAAGCCGCCCTGATGGCCGCGCGCCGCAATGCGCGACTGGTCGAAATGCAGGACTTCGAAAAGGCCAAGGACAAAATTATCATGGGACCTGAGCGCAAGTCCATGGTCATGCCCGAAGAAGAGCGCAAGAACAC
Encoded here:
- a CDS encoding RlmE family RNA methyltransferase, whose amino-acid sequence is MKTQSKSNKPDNKAGNKKVNKAWLHDHINDPYVKLANKEGYRARAAYKLKEIDEALHLVKPGQLVVDLGCTPGAWSQYLRRRMSPQGAAVGEMNGTIIGLDLLPMEPIEGVTFIQGDFREAETLAKLEAALGGQKADLVVSDMAPNLSGISSADAARVEYLVELAIEFAQNHMKPQGALVAKVFHGGSYNEVVQRFKQAFVTVKPLKPKASRDRSSETFLIGLGLKGF
- a CDS encoding DUF4149 domain-containing protein, with translation MRQLPVWLAAAWAMSLTMLGFMVVPMLFVHLPPPAMAGQMAAKLFSAQTWISVACGAMLLMTFRSNRLLVPVESARAATLFVVGGVLLALLVELAVAPRIVARENLALWHRLGSVMYFAQWVCALVVFKKMISALLPANAGSDVQA
- the ftsH gene encoding ATP-dependent zinc metalloprotease FtsH, with the protein product MNNQWFSKVAVWLVIALVLFTVFKQFDSRTAASGTVGYSDFLEQVRNKQIKSAIIQEGQGGTEILAVTADDRKVRTTATYLDRGLVGDLINNGVKFDVKPREEGSLLMTLLVSWGPMLLLIGVWVYFMRQMQGGGKGGAFSFGKSKARLLDENTNTVTFADVAGCDEAKEEVKEVVDFLKDPSKFQKLGGRIPRGLLLVGPPGTGKTLLAKSIAGEAKVPFFSISGSDFVEMFVGVGASRVRDMFENAKKNAPCIIFIDEIDAVGRQRGAGLGGGNDEREQTLNQMLVEMDGFETNVGVIVVAATNRPDILDAALLRPGRFDRQVYVTLPDIRGREQILNVHMRKVPLGQDVSASVIARGTPGMSGADLANLCNEAALMAARRNARLVEMQDFEKAKDKIIMGPERKSMVMPEEERKNTAYHEAGHALIGKMLPKCDPVHKVTIIPRGRALGVTMSLPAQDRYSYDSEYMLNQISMLFGGRIAEEVFMNQMTTGASNDFERATSIARDMVTRYGMTDALGPMVYAENEGEVFLGRSVTKTTSMSEQTMQKVDSEVRRIIDQQYSLARKLIEDNQDKMHAMAKALLEWETIDSDQLDDIMAGREPHPPKDWTPRTPPNSGGGSGGAPAVAADPAPNAA
- a CDS encoding YhbY family RNA-binding protein is translated as MPQIQLTPAQRKEHRAEAHHLDPVVLVGGDGLTANVKKEIDAALNAHGLIKVRVFSDDRTARDEMFKTLAEELNAAPIQHIGKLLVLWRPKPAKEKAVDEDRMPGPRDFKVLKFGRPGTRPEVKTLRVLGNQRLTPGGNIKRAKPKPKTSVKKRSQT